A stretch of the Sulfurimonas sp. HSL-1656 genome encodes the following:
- the hypB gene encoding hydrogenase nickel incorporation protein HypB produces the protein MCKDCGCSVTEHSHGHHHHDHDHDHDHHHDHHGHSHAHQAAHETLHHNPQLNDKKTIDVITKILDKNDHEAGHNRAHFDDHGVLAINLMSSPGSGKTTLLEQMAERAPFRFGVIEGDLETSRDAERIKAKGIPAYQIQTGSACHLDAFMVHEGLHDMPLNDLDICFIENVGNLVCPASYDVGSHLNIVLVSVPEGSDKIEKYPVMFRQADLVLITKTDLLPYFDYDIEHEKAEARKIKPGVDILEVSTKDEASVQRVIEWIEFKRRMRN, from the coding sequence ATGTGCAAAGATTGCGGCTGCAGTGTGACGGAGCATTCACACGGACACCATCATCATGATCACGACCACGACCACGACCACCACCATGATCATCATGGACACTCGCACGCCCATCAGGCGGCGCACGAGACGCTGCACCACAATCCGCAGCTCAATGACAAGAAGACGATCGATGTCATTACAAAGATCCTGGACAAGAATGACCACGAAGCGGGCCACAACCGTGCCCACTTCGACGACCACGGGGTGCTGGCGATCAACCTGATGAGCAGTCCCGGCAGCGGGAAAACGACCCTGCTGGAGCAGATGGCGGAGCGTGCCCCCTTCCGGTTCGGCGTCATCGAGGGGGACCTGGAGACAAGCCGAGACGCCGAGCGCATCAAGGCCAAGGGCATCCCCGCCTACCAGATCCAGACGGGCAGCGCCTGCCACCTCGATGCCTTTATGGTACACGAAGGGCTGCACGATATGCCGCTGAACGACCTGGATATCTGTTTTATCGAAAACGTCGGCAATCTTGTCTGCCCGGCCAGCTATGACGTCGGTTCGCATCTGAATATCGTGCTTGTCTCCGTCCCCGAGGGGAGCGACAAGATCGAAAAGTACCCTGTTATGTTCCGCCAGGCCGACCTGGTGCTGATCACCAAAACCGACCTGCTTCCCTATTTCGACTACGACATCGAACATGAGAAGGCGGAGGCGCGCAAGATCAAACCGGGGGTCGATATCCTGGAGGTCAGCACCAAGGACGAAGCGTCCGTGCAGCGCGTCATCGAGTGGATCGAGTTCAAACGCAGGATGAGGAACTGA
- a CDS encoding cytochrome b/b6 domain-containing protein has product MKSGRKQVKRMTGAMRIIHWANAISMVAAVITGLYIGHPYYQTLIADGAVDKYVMAWNRWGHFIVAIIFDVTSIVVAYLYFFSRFEKPYKKLIPNGKNVTEFGEVLLNLVTLNRRKKFDSTHSDSFNTVYFAIFHLLLVWMLFTGLQLYVHGLESGESSIGAWWPAMLHLVTDWTIPITGGSLMDVRISHHVTMWLIVTWVAFHIYYQIWRTIFWKEGDIAIVFGGSKFAKEQES; this is encoded by the coding sequence ATGAAATCCGGACGTAAACAGGTAAAGCGGATGACGGGCGCCATGCGCATCATCCACTGGGCCAACGCGATTTCGATGGTGGCTGCCGTGATCACCGGGCTCTATATCGGACACCCGTATTACCAGACGCTGATCGCGGATGGTGCGGTGGATAAATACGTAATGGCGTGGAACCGCTGGGGACACTTTATCGTGGCGATCATCTTTGACGTCACCTCCATCGTTGTCGCCTATCTCTATTTTTTCAGCCGTTTCGAGAAGCCGTACAAGAAGCTCATCCCCAACGGTAAAAACGTTACCGAGTTCGGTGAGGTTCTTTTGAACCTGGTCACGCTCAACCGTCGCAAGAAATTCGACTCGACGCACAGTGACAGTTTCAATACGGTCTACTTTGCCATCTTCCACCTGCTGTTGGTGTGGATGCTCTTCACCGGACTGCAGCTCTATGTCCACGGACTTGAATCCGGCGAGAGTTCGATCGGGGCATGGTGGCCGGCAATGCTGCACCTTGTCACCGACTGGACCATCCCGATCACGGGCGGGTCTTTGATGGATGTGCGCATTTCACACCACGTGACGATGTGGCTCATCGTCACCTGGGTCGCTTTCCATATCTACTACCAGATATGGCGGACGATCTTCTGGAAAGAGGGCGACATCGCCATTGTCTTCGGCGGCAGCAAGTTCGCCAAAGAACAGGAATCCTGA
- a CDS encoding nickel-dependent hydrogenase large subunit: MSKRHIVVDPITRIEGHLRIEAVIDENNTIVDAYSSSTMFRGIETILQGRDPRDCGLLAMRICGVCTGTHYQRSIEAVEDAFDITIPKNARIVRNLIQGALYVHDHLVHFYHLHALDFVDVVSALSADPAKTAEEARKWAGVAGVSPYTDGESEFKAIQERVAKFVKQGRLGIFGNGYWGNKHYKLTPEQNLIGVAHYLQALDIQRDLAKMQAIFGGKNPHPQSIVVGGVTCVQDIQNPARIALFKQLLSDGTKFVKQAYLPDVYMAGTMYADEATDSKATFTELIGGKGVGGTGGGLLNYMSYGDFRLDDTGFYKAQTLFPSGIVYGGDLSKVEAVDHEKIAEDVTHSWYEGSEPLHPYNGQTIPKYTGLDKRDDGIAYLKTGEKYSWIKTPIYNDTRVEVGPLARMIVGVASKDERITKYVTNFLKRGNLPVSVLFSTVGRTAGRAIETELMADVMMEWVDELAANAAAGDLRTWTEFDFDKVSVKTKGMGLAEAPRGSLGHWVRVEDGKVANYQAVVPSTWNAGPRDYKGRMGAYEASLIGTKVADPEQPLEIIRTIHSFDPCIACAVHVVDTKGKSLGVYKLDSQCSI; encoded by the coding sequence ATGAGCAAGAGACATATTGTAGTCGACCCGATCACAAGGATCGAGGGGCACCTGCGTATCGAGGCGGTGATCGACGAGAACAACACCATCGTGGATGCCTACAGCTCCTCGACCATGTTCCGCGGGATCGAAACGATCCTCCAGGGGCGCGACCCGCGTGACTGCGGTCTGCTGGCCATGCGTATCTGCGGTGTCTGTACCGGTACCCACTATCAGCGTTCCATCGAGGCCGTTGAGGATGCTTTTGACATCACTATCCCGAAAAATGCACGGATCGTGCGCAACCTGATCCAGGGGGCGCTCTATGTGCATGACCACCTCGTGCACTTCTATCACCTGCACGCGCTGGACTTCGTCGATGTCGTCTCCGCCCTGTCGGCCGATCCGGCCAAAACGGCGGAAGAGGCGCGTAAATGGGCCGGTGTGGCCGGGGTTTCCCCCTATACGGACGGGGAGAGCGAGTTCAAAGCGATCCAGGAGCGTGTCGCGAAGTTTGTCAAACAGGGGCGCCTGGGGATCTTCGGTAACGGTTACTGGGGCAACAAGCACTACAAGCTGACCCCGGAACAGAACCTGATCGGTGTGGCACACTACCTCCAGGCGCTGGATATCCAGCGCGACCTGGCGAAGATGCAGGCGATCTTCGGCGGGAAGAACCCGCACCCGCAATCCATCGTCGTCGGCGGGGTCACCTGTGTCCAGGATATCCAGAACCCGGCGCGTATCGCACTGTTCAAGCAGCTGCTCAGCGACGGAACGAAGTTTGTCAAGCAGGCGTATCTGCCGGACGTTTACATGGCCGGTACGATGTATGCCGACGAGGCGACGGATTCCAAAGCGACGTTTACGGAACTCATCGGCGGCAAAGGGGTCGGCGGTACCGGCGGCGGGCTGCTCAACTACATGAGCTACGGCGACTTCCGCCTCGACGATACCGGGTTCTACAAAGCGCAAACCCTCTTCCCGAGCGGGATTGTTTACGGGGGCGACCTGAGCAAGGTCGAAGCGGTCGACCATGAGAAGATCGCCGAAGACGTCACGCACTCCTGGTACGAGGGGAGCGAGCCGCTGCACCCGTACAACGGGCAGACGATCCCGAAATATACGGGCCTCGACAAGCGCGATGACGGCATCGCCTACCTCAAAACCGGCGAAAAGTACAGCTGGATCAAGACGCCTATTTACAACGATACCCGCGTCGAAGTCGGGCCGCTGGCCCGGATGATCGTCGGGGTTGCAAGCAAGGATGAACGCATCACGAAGTACGTGACGAACTTCCTCAAGCGCGGCAACCTGCCGGTATCGGTGCTCTTCAGCACCGTCGGCCGTACGGCGGGCCGGGCCATCGAAACGGAACTGATGGCGGATGTGATGATGGAGTGGGTCGATGAACTCGCCGCCAACGCGGCGGCCGGCGACCTGCGCACCTGGACGGAATTCGACTTCGACAAGGTCAGTGTCAAGACCAAGGGGATGGGCCTGGCCGAAGCGCCGCGCGGTTCCCTGGGGCACTGGGTCCGTGTCGAGGACGGGAAAGTGGCAAACTACCAGGCCGTCGTCCCCTCCACCTGGAATGCCGGTCCGCGGGACTACAAAGGACGGATGGGTGCCTACGAGGCGAGCCTGATCGGTACGAAAGTGGCCGATCCGGAGCAGCCGCTCGAGATCATCCGTACCATCCACAGTTTCGACCCCTGTATCGCCTGTGCGGTGCACGTGGTCGACACCAAGGGCAAATCGCTGGGAGTTTACAAGCTCGACAGCCAGTGCAGTATCTAA
- a CDS encoding hydrogenase maturation protease, which yields MNRIALIGSGNAFFKDEGIGLYAAKYLKENFTFEPGVDIVDGGTLGFGLMPLLQEYDEVLIVNTASDDDLPAGTVTVRNCDTFLEGSLIKKTANEVEIAEMLQICSLTGNMAETAVISIVPEDIISVEVGISAPLRAAWERFIETITARLAAAGVVCQRRESGGMTLETILENFAAPSMALGRGF from the coding sequence ATGAACCGAATTGCACTGATCGGCTCGGGGAACGCGTTTTTCAAAGATGAGGGGATCGGGCTTTATGCCGCCAAATACCTCAAAGAGAACTTTACGTTCGAACCGGGCGTCGACATCGTCGACGGCGGGACGCTGGGGTTCGGCCTGATGCCGCTGCTCCAGGAGTATGATGAGGTGCTGATCGTCAATACCGCTTCGGACGACGATCTTCCTGCCGGCACGGTCACCGTGCGTAACTGCGACACCTTCCTGGAGGGGTCGCTCATCAAAAAAACGGCCAACGAGGTGGAAATCGCGGAGATGCTGCAGATCTGTTCGCTGACGGGCAATATGGCCGAAACGGCCGTCATCAGTATCGTTCCCGAAGACATCATCTCCGTCGAGGTCGGGATTTCAGCGCCGCTGCGCGCCGCCTGGGAACGCTTTATCGAGACAATCACGGCGCGCCTGGCCGCCGCGGGGGTCGTCTGCCAAAGACGCGAAAGCGGCGGTATGACGCTGGAGACGATCCTCGAGAACTTCGCGGCCCCCAGTATGGCGCTCGGACGCGGTTTCTAG
- the hypF gene encoding carbamoyltransferase HypF: MAERMPLSAASTSKRLRFRVRGIVQGVGFRPFVYQLAVREGLGGHVLNDGDGVVIEVEGASAALETFERELRGAPPPLARIDEVACEALAPQGEGAFVIRGSESTSAKTMVSPDMAVCDACSAELRDPANRRYGYPLINCTDCGPRYSIIRALPYDRPQTSMAPFTMCPRCAAEYNDPANRRYHAQPISCFDCGPTLSLTDPSGAVIAEEEACVEKASALLAEGRIVAVKGMGGFHLMCDATDGEAVQRLRDRKRRPSKPLAVMFPSLAMIREAAELSEAEERLILSNRRPIVVVKKKADALCTEAVAPGIDRIGVFLPYTPLHLLMMEQLQRPVVATSANISEEPILTDARQVRAKLAHVVDAVLDVDREIVNACDDSVATVAGERTLMLRMARGYAPRSMPLSFEAPGRILAVGANQKSTIALGFDKNIVLSPHIGDLVSLDAFEYFERTLETFKRFYAFEPDIVVCDLHPGYETTKWAKAFHAAHPDTTLVGVQHHYAHALACMAEYGLEEQVLAFCFDGTGYGSDGTLWGGEVLLADPQSYERAYHLRPFRLLGGERAVREPRRVALSLLFECYILDEVLSMAHPAVQSFTAAELKTLHTMWQRGLNAPVSSSVGRLFDAVASLMDTAQTLGYEGESGLLLEAAAAVQAPEPFAFALHDGVIDWEPLLRRILEAPAGAAAGFHAALTELIVTIAARHPGVPVVLSGGVFQNRTLTSMACAAFERRGIRYYVQRETPVNDGSVALGQLYHAWYRQGGRK; this comes from the coding sequence TTGGCAGAGAGAATGCCGTTGTCGGCTGCGTCTACCTCTAAACGGCTCCGGTTCCGGGTACGCGGGATCGTCCAGGGCGTCGGGTTCCGCCCCTTCGTTTACCAGCTCGCCGTGCGCGAAGGGCTGGGCGGCCATGTCCTCAACGACGGCGACGGCGTCGTCATCGAGGTCGAGGGAGCGTCGGCGGCCCTGGAGACCTTTGAGCGGGAGTTGAGGGGGGCGCCGCCCCCGCTGGCACGGATCGACGAGGTCGCGTGCGAGGCCCTTGCGCCGCAGGGAGAGGGCGCATTCGTCATCCGCGGATCGGAGAGCACGTCGGCGAAGACGATGGTCTCGCCGGACATGGCCGTGTGCGACGCCTGCTCCGCGGAGCTGCGCGACCCCGCCAACCGTCGCTACGGCTACCCGCTCATCAACTGCACCGACTGCGGCCCGCGCTACAGCATTATCCGCGCGCTTCCCTATGACCGGCCGCAGACTTCGATGGCGCCTTTTACAATGTGCCCCCGGTGTGCGGCCGAGTATAACGACCCGGCTAACAGGCGTTATCACGCCCAGCCGATCAGCTGTTTCGACTGCGGCCCGACGCTTTCGCTGACCGACCCCTCGGGCGCGGTGATCGCCGAAGAGGAAGCGTGTGTTGAAAAAGCCTCGGCACTGCTCGCCGAAGGCCGGATCGTCGCCGTCAAGGGGATGGGGGGCTTTCACCTGATGTGCGATGCGACGGACGGCGAGGCGGTGCAGCGTCTGCGCGACCGTAAAAGGCGCCCCAGCAAACCGCTGGCCGTGATGTTTCCCTCGCTGGCGATGATCAGGGAGGCGGCGGAGCTGAGCGAGGCGGAGGAGCGGCTCATCCTCTCCAACCGGCGCCCGATCGTCGTCGTGAAAAAAAAGGCGGATGCCCTGTGCACGGAAGCGGTCGCCCCGGGTATCGACCGTATCGGTGTTTTTCTCCCCTATACGCCGCTGCACCTGCTTATGATGGAGCAACTGCAGCGTCCCGTCGTCGCGACGAGCGCGAACATCAGCGAAGAGCCGATTCTGACGGATGCCCGGCAGGTGCGTGCAAAGCTGGCGCATGTCGTGGACGCTGTCCTGGATGTTGACCGCGAGATCGTCAACGCCTGTGACGACAGCGTGGCGACCGTGGCCGGAGAACGGACGCTGATGCTGCGGATGGCGCGGGGGTATGCCCCCCGAAGTATGCCGTTGTCCTTCGAGGCACCGGGCAGGATCCTCGCCGTCGGGGCCAACCAGAAGAGTACGATCGCGCTGGGGTTCGACAAAAACATCGTGCTCTCGCCGCATATCGGCGACCTCGTTTCCCTCGATGCCTTTGAGTATTTTGAACGCACCCTCGAAACCTTCAAACGTTTTTACGCCTTCGAACCCGACATCGTCGTCTGCGACCTGCATCCGGGGTATGAAACGACGAAGTGGGCGAAAGCGTTTCACGCGGCGCACCCCGACACGACGCTGGTGGGGGTACAGCACCACTATGCCCACGCCCTGGCCTGCATGGCCGAGTACGGCCTGGAGGAACAGGTGCTGGCGTTCTGTTTTGACGGTACCGGTTACGGGAGCGACGGGACGCTGTGGGGCGGGGAAGTGCTCCTGGCCGATCCGCAGTCTTATGAGCGGGCCTACCATCTCCGCCCTTTCCGGCTGCTCGGCGGGGAGCGGGCTGTGAGGGAGCCGCGGCGGGTTGCGTTATCGCTGTTATTCGAATGTTATATCCTTGACGAGGTGCTCTCCATGGCGCATCCCGCCGTCCAGAGCTTCACCGCGGCCGAGCTCAAAACCCTTCACACCATGTGGCAGCGCGGGCTGAATGCGCCCGTGAGCAGTTCCGTCGGGCGGCTCTTTGACGCGGTGGCTTCGCTGATGGACACGGCGCAGACGCTGGGCTACGAAGGGGAGAGCGGGCTGCTGCTGGAGGCGGCTGCGGCAGTACAGGCGCCGGAGCCGTTTGCGTTTGCCCTGCACGACGGGGTGATTGACTGGGAACCGCTGCTGCGCCGGATACTGGAGGCGCCCGCCGGCGCGGCGGCCGGGTTCCATGCGGCGCTCACGGAGCTTATCGTGACAATCGCCGCCCGTCATCCCGGCGTGCCGGTGGTGCTCAGCGGCGGGGTCTTTCAAAACAGGACGTTGACGTCCATGGCCTGTGCGGCCTTTGAGCGCAGAGGAATCCGCTATTATGTCCAGCGCGAAACGCCCGTCAACGACGGCAGTGTCGCGCTGGGTCAGCTTTACCATGCATGGTACCGACAAGGAGGGAGAAAATGA
- a CDS encoding hydrogenase maturation protease produces the protein MSSLQQCPYCQGSVYRLGDGRYKCGRCRKKVSPERVAKIRALIADFARDENASVSADTKGLSYVSVHRYFGQFRQLCARICEDEYEARRHLSCEYEEYFYLERAKKRRKNAVFDAQNFLTFDYEGHLYTIVMPSLQQFRNQFIEDDLESVYAEEFARFRRQSRLIKISSRHNNIVRFWEYFEASILRYRGVGSESFPLYLKEMEFKFNHAVYAAAYLDANYAFEPPVRIINGGVEGINLLDVFIEHERVLILDAIDIEDEAGSIYHIPACELTGYGLGNGGAHEVGVIQCLDMLELMGKPQPESSVLGIVPERVEVRIGLSEPLAGAFERYVQSALNILQGAGIRTSRREPGRTLQEVISAFQTPGVS, from the coding sequence ATGTCTTCGCTGCAACAATGTCCCTACTGTCAAGGAAGCGTCTACCGTCTCGGGGACGGCAGGTACAAGTGCGGACGCTGCCGAAAAAAGGTCAGTCCCGAACGTGTCGCAAAGATACGCGCGCTCATCGCCGACTTCGCCCGGGATGAAAACGCCAGTGTCTCCGCCGATACAAAGGGGCTCTCTTATGTCTCCGTCCACCGCTACTTCGGGCAGTTCAGGCAGCTGTGTGCCCGCATCTGCGAGGATGAGTATGAGGCGCGGCGGCACCTCTCGTGCGAATACGAAGAGTACTTCTACCTCGAGCGGGCCAAAAAACGGCGCAAAAATGCCGTTTTCGACGCGCAGAACTTCCTCACCTTCGACTACGAGGGGCACCTCTACACCATCGTCATGCCCTCGCTGCAGCAGTTTCGAAACCAGTTCATCGAAGATGATCTCGAATCCGTCTACGCGGAGGAGTTCGCCCGCTTCCGGCGCCAGAGCCGCCTGATCAAGATCTCGTCGCGGCATAACAACATCGTCCGCTTCTGGGAGTATTTCGAAGCGAGTATCCTGCGCTACCGCGGGGTCGGCAGTGAAAGCTTCCCCCTCTATCTCAAAGAGATGGAGTTCAAATTCAACCACGCCGTCTACGCCGCGGCCTACCTCGATGCCAACTACGCTTTCGAGCCGCCGGTGCGCATCATCAACGGCGGCGTCGAGGGGATCAATCTCCTCGACGTCTTCATCGAGCACGAGCGCGTCCTGATCCTTGATGCGATCGATATCGAGGACGAGGCGGGAAGCATCTACCATATCCCCGCCTGTGAACTGACCGGCTACGGCCTGGGCAACGGGGGCGCACACGAAGTGGGGGTGATCCAGTGCCTCGATATGCTCGAACTGATGGGAAAACCCCAGCCCGAATCGAGCGTCCTGGGGATCGTTCCCGAACGCGTGGAAGTGCGCATCGGGCTTTCGGAGCCCCTCGCAGGGGCCTTTGAACGTTATGTACAGAGTGCCCTGAACATTTTACAGGGTGCGGGTATCCGGACCAGCCGGCGTGAACCGGGGCGTACGCTGCAGGAGGTCATCAGCGCCTTCCAGACCCCCGGCGTCTCCTAG